In one window of Maribacter sp. BPC-D8 DNA:
- the glyA gene encoding serine hydroxymethyltransferase, whose product MQRDTTIFNLIEEERQRQINGIELIASENFTSPQVMEAQGSVLTNKYAEGYPGKRYYGGCEVVDKVEQLAIDRAKELFGAAYANVQPHSGSQANAAVYHACLQPGDKILGFDLSHGGHLTHGSPVNFSGRLYNPVFYGVDKETGRLDYDKIQEVATKEQPKLIIAGASAYSRDMDFERFRKIADSVNAILLADISHPAGLIAKGLLNNPIPHCHIVTTTTHKTLRGPRGGLILMGSDFENPFGIKLKNGNLRKMSALLDLAVFPGNQGGPLEHVIAGKAIAFGEALTESYATYIAQVKTNADAMAKSFVKRGYNIISDGTDNHMMLIDLRNKDISGKDAEKALVLADITANKNMVPFDDKSPFVTSGIRFGTAAITTRGLVESDMEKVVDFIDQVITNPENETIIKEVKEKVNAMMNTRPIFNA is encoded by the coding sequence ATGCAACGCGACACCACTATTTTTAATTTAATTGAAGAAGAGAGACAACGTCAAATCAATGGCATTGAATTAATTGCCTCTGAAAATTTTACTAGTCCTCAGGTAATGGAAGCTCAAGGCTCAGTACTTACAAATAAGTATGCTGAAGGGTATCCTGGTAAAAGATATTACGGCGGTTGCGAAGTAGTTGATAAAGTAGAGCAGTTGGCTATTGATAGAGCAAAAGAGCTATTTGGTGCGGCTTATGCAAATGTGCAACCTCATTCAGGTTCTCAAGCTAATGCAGCAGTATATCACGCTTGTTTACAGCCAGGCGATAAAATTTTAGGATTCGATTTATCTCATGGTGGTCACCTAACACACGGTTCACCTGTTAATTTTTCAGGTAGATTATATAACCCGGTGTTTTACGGGGTAGATAAAGAAACTGGAAGGTTAGATTATGATAAAATTCAAGAAGTAGCTACAAAAGAACAGCCAAAGCTTATTATAGCTGGAGCTTCTGCATATTCTAGAGATATGGATTTTGAGCGTTTTCGTAAGATTGCAGATAGTGTGAATGCTATTTTATTGGCAGATATTTCTCACCCTGCAGGATTGATTGCGAAGGGACTTTTGAATAACCCGATTCCTCATTGTCATATTGTAACCACAACAACTCATAAAACGTTAAGAGGACCAAGAGGAGGATTAATATTGATGGGTTCTGATTTTGAAAATCCGTTTGGTATCAAACTTAAAAACGGAAATCTTAGAAAAATGTCTGCGTTGTTAGACCTAGCTGTTTTTCCAGGAAATCAAGGTGGTCCATTAGAACATGTTATCGCAGGTAAGGCAATTGCTTTTGGTGAAGCGTTGACAGAATCATATGCAACATATATTGCTCAGGTAAAGACAAATGCCGATGCAATGGCTAAATCTTTTGTAAAACGAGGTTACAATATCATTTCTGATGGTACAGATAATCACATGATGCTGATTGATCTTAGAAATAAAGATATTTCTGGTAAAGATGCTGAGAAAGCTTTGGTTTTAGCAGATATTACGGCTAACAAAAATATGGTGCCTTTTGATGATAAATCTCCATTTGTAACTTCTGGTATTCGTTTTGGAACAGCAGCAATAACCACTAGAGGTTTAGTTGAAAGCGATATGGAAAAAGTAGTAGATTTTATTGATCAGGTTATTACAAATCCTGAAAATGAAACTATTATAAAAGAAGTGAAAGAGAAGGTTAATGCAATGATGAATACAAGACCAATTTTTAATGCATAA
- a CDS encoding histidine kinase: protein MNTVRILAVDDHEMTALGYKYILEDSEFTDFNVKVEIATSFEKGKTKIENSKRAVPYDVILLDIQLFSPESKDPRTGIDLGIVARTEVPNSKVVFMSSYSDNYRINNIFKTVNPDGYMVKSEIDEMSLKTMVETIVNNSPYYTASALSAIRRRMSTNIVIDEQDQKILYHLSQGIHTRDIAPLIGSANTTVEARKRQLKALFDVKNGNDLALINEAKTRGFL from the coding sequence ATGAACACTGTACGAATTTTAGCGGTAGATGATCACGAAATGACTGCTCTTGGATATAAATATATTCTTGAGGATTCTGAATTTACCGACTTTAATGTTAAAGTCGAAATCGCTACAAGTTTCGAAAAAGGTAAAACCAAAATTGAAAACTCTAAGCGGGCCGTACCTTACGATGTTATTTTATTAGACATTCAATTATTCTCGCCAGAATCTAAAGATCCCAGAACAGGTATTGACCTGGGCATTGTAGCCAGAACTGAAGTACCCAATTCAAAGGTGGTATTCATGTCTTCGTACAGTGACAATTATAGAATAAACAACATTTTCAAAACTGTAAACCCAGATGGGTATATGGTTAAATCTGAAATTGATGAAATGTCGCTTAAAACTATGGTAGAAACTATTGTAAATAATTCACCTTACTACACTGCTAGTGCATTATCTGCCATTCGCCGAAGAATGTCTACCAATATTGTTATCGATGAACAAGATCAAAAGATTCTATATCATCTTTCTCAAGGCATACACACAAGAGATATTGCCCCATTAATTGGTTCTGCCAATACTACGGTAGAAGCTCGAAAAAGGCAACTAAAAGCACTCTTTGATGTTAAAAATGGAAACGACCTTGCCTTGATAAATGAAGCAAAAACACGGGGCTTTTTATAA